One Manduca sexta isolate Smith_Timp_Sample1 chromosome 28, JHU_Msex_v1.0, whole genome shotgun sequence DNA window includes the following coding sequences:
- the LOC115447005 gene encoding serine/threonine-protein kinase polo isoform X1 yields MKALWFKMTSIKEDEKKEIPEIIHDPQTNSTYQRLRFFGKGGFAKCYEIQDLSTNQVYAGKIVSKKLMVKSSQKEKMAQEISIHRSLQHKHVVGFHGFFEDSLNIYIILELCKKRSMMELHKRRKAITEPETRFYMHQILLGVQYLHSRRIIHRDLKLGNLFLDDDLRVKIGDFGLAAKIEFEGERKQTLCGTPNYIAPEILTKKGHSFEVDIWSLGCIMYTLLVGKPPFETSTLKDTYKRIKQCEYSEGVYLAMSACLAGPWHSLGSRCAQALVNDNTVNQRYRIPSSLRKAAASMIVLQLQSVPARRPSVDKLLQHEFFSSGILPAALPLSCLTTAPRTDQLEGMALQRRPLNEVNMNENVPMAVDSPVKRDPIPAEPRSVEPTSHRQNLIALRDQLAALLTSKLKCRPECLTDELGDPAAQPLVWVSKWVDYSDKYGFGYQLCDESVGVMFNDTTKLIMLANGVNVHYINRNGQEQYMTMRTYPRDLEKKMKLLTYFRRYMTEHLMKAGASVPVRESDGLSRLPHLHQWFRTTLAVIMYLTNGTLQINFQDHTKIILCPLMQAVTYIDVDKNFRTFRFSTVEEHGCDKKLYTNLTYALEKLNSVLANKLC; encoded by the exons TTTAAAATGACGTCCATTAAAGAAGATGAAAAGAAAGAAATTCCAGAAATCATTCACGATCCTCAGACCAACAGCACTTACCAGAGGTTACGATTTTTTGGAAAG ggTGGTTTTGCAAAATGCTACGAGATACAGGACTTGAGCACCAATCAGGTGTATGCTGGCAAAATTGTATCCAAAAAATTGATGGTGAAGTCAAGTCAAAAAGAGAAGATGGCTCAAGAGATCTCCATACACAGATCTCTGCAACACAAACATGTGGTTGGCTTTCATGGCTTCTTTGAAGACTCTTTGAACATCTACATCATACTTGAGCTCTGTAAGAAAAGG TCAATGATGGAGCTCCATAAACGTAGAAAAGCTATCACGGAGCCAGAAACAAGGTTCTACATGCATCAGATACTACTTGGTGTTCAATACTTGCACAGCAGACGGATAATCCACCGTGACTTAAAATTGGGCAACCTTTTCCTGGACGATGACCTACGTGTCAAAATTGGAGACTTTGGCCTGGCAGCCAAAATTGAATTTGAAG GAGAGAGAAAGCAGACTTTATGCGGCACGCCAAATTACATAGCGCCAGAGATATTGACGAAGAAGGGCCATTCCTTCGAAGTGGACATATGGAGCTTGGGTTGCATCATGTACACACTGCTGGTCGGCAAGCCGCCCTTCGAAACTTCCACGCTCAAAGATACCTATAAGAGAATCAAGCAGTGTGAATACAg TGAGGGCGTATATCTAGCAATGAGCGCTTGCCTCGCCGGCCCGTGGCACAGTTTGGGCAGCCGTTGTGCGCAGGCTCTAGTCAACGATAACACTGTCAATCAACGTTACAG AATCCCGTCGTCACTGCGCAAGGCGGCGGCGTCGATGATAGTGCTGCAGTTGCAGTCAGTGCCAGCGCGGCGCCCCTCTGTTGACAAGCTGCTGCAGCACGAGTTCTTCTCGTCGGGCATCCTGCCGGCCGCGCTGCCGCTTTCGTGCCTCACCACTGCCCCCAGAACAGACCAGCTTGAGGGCATGGCTCTGCAACGCCGCCCGCTCAATGAAGTTAATATGAATG AAAACGTGCCCATGGCGGTGGATTCGCCGGTGAAGCGCGACCCGATCCCTGCGGAGCCGCGCTCCGTAGAACCCACCTCACACAGACAGAATCTCATCGCACTACGCGACCAACTCGCTGCGTTGCTTACAAGCAAG CTAAAATGTCGTCCGGAGTGCCTGACCGACGAGCTGGGCGACCCGGCGGCCCAGCCGCTCGTGTGGGTCAGCAAATGGGTGGATTACAGCGACAAGTATGGGTTCGGGTACCAGCTGTGCGATGAGAGCGTTGGCGTCATGTTCAACGATACCACCAAACTAATCATGCTTGCTAATGgagt GAATGTGCACTATATCAATCGAAATGGCCAGGAGCAGTACATGACAATGCGCACATACCCACGAGATCTCGAAAAGAAGATGAAATTACTCACATACTTTAGGCGGTATATGACTGAGCACCTTATGAAAGCAG GTGCGTCGGTCCCAGTGAGAGAAAGCGACGGTTTGTCGCGATTGCCGCATCTGCACCAGTGGTTCAGAACAACACTGGCGGTCATTATGTACCTGACTAATGGAACATTACAG ATAAATTTCCAAGAccacacaaaaataatactgtGTCCGCTCATGCAAGCCGTCACGTATATTGATGTGGACAAGAACTTCAGAACATTCAGATTCAGCACTGTAGAGGAACACGGCTGCGACAAGAAGCTTTACACCAACCTTACTTACGCACTGGAGAAATTAAACAGCGTGCTCGCCAATAAACTATGCTAA
- the LOC115447005 gene encoding serine/threonine-protein kinase polo isoform X3 codes for MKALWFKMTSIKEDEKKEIPEIIHDPQTNSTYQRLRFFGKGGFAKCYEIQDLSTNQVYAGKIVSKKLMVKSSQKEKMAQEISIHRSLQHKHVVGFHGFFEDSLNIYIILELCKKRSMMELHKRRKAITEPETRFYMHQILLGVQYLHSRRIIHRDLKLGNLFLDDDLRVKIGDFGLAAKIEFEGERKQTLCGTPNYIAPEILTKKGHSFEVDIWSLGCIMYTLLVGKPPFETSTLKDTYKRIKQCEYRIPSSLRKAAASMIVLQLQSVPARRPSVDKLLQHEFFSSGILPAALPLSCLTTAPRTDQLEGMALQRRPLNEVNMNENVPMAVDSPVKRDPIPAEPRSVEPTSHRQNLIALRDQLAALLTSKLKCRPECLTDELGDPAAQPLVWVSKWVDYSDKYGFGYQLCDESVGVMFNDTTKLIMLANGVNVHYINRNGQEQYMTMRTYPRDLEKKMKLLTYFRRYMTEHLMKAGASVPVRESDGLSRLPHLHQWFRTTLAVIMYLTNGTLQINFQDHTKIILCPLMQAVTYIDVDKNFRTFRFSTVEEHGCDKKLYTNLTYALEKLNSVLANKLC; via the exons TTTAAAATGACGTCCATTAAAGAAGATGAAAAGAAAGAAATTCCAGAAATCATTCACGATCCTCAGACCAACAGCACTTACCAGAGGTTACGATTTTTTGGAAAG ggTGGTTTTGCAAAATGCTACGAGATACAGGACTTGAGCACCAATCAGGTGTATGCTGGCAAAATTGTATCCAAAAAATTGATGGTGAAGTCAAGTCAAAAAGAGAAGATGGCTCAAGAGATCTCCATACACAGATCTCTGCAACACAAACATGTGGTTGGCTTTCATGGCTTCTTTGAAGACTCTTTGAACATCTACATCATACTTGAGCTCTGTAAGAAAAGG TCAATGATGGAGCTCCATAAACGTAGAAAAGCTATCACGGAGCCAGAAACAAGGTTCTACATGCATCAGATACTACTTGGTGTTCAATACTTGCACAGCAGACGGATAATCCACCGTGACTTAAAATTGGGCAACCTTTTCCTGGACGATGACCTACGTGTCAAAATTGGAGACTTTGGCCTGGCAGCCAAAATTGAATTTGAAG GAGAGAGAAAGCAGACTTTATGCGGCACGCCAAATTACATAGCGCCAGAGATATTGACGAAGAAGGGCCATTCCTTCGAAGTGGACATATGGAGCTTGGGTTGCATCATGTACACACTGCTGGTCGGCAAGCCGCCCTTCGAAACTTCCACGCTCAAAGATACCTATAAGAGAATCAAGCAGTGTGAATACAg AATCCCGTCGTCACTGCGCAAGGCGGCGGCGTCGATGATAGTGCTGCAGTTGCAGTCAGTGCCAGCGCGGCGCCCCTCTGTTGACAAGCTGCTGCAGCACGAGTTCTTCTCGTCGGGCATCCTGCCGGCCGCGCTGCCGCTTTCGTGCCTCACCACTGCCCCCAGAACAGACCAGCTTGAGGGCATGGCTCTGCAACGCCGCCCGCTCAATGAAGTTAATATGAATG AAAACGTGCCCATGGCGGTGGATTCGCCGGTGAAGCGCGACCCGATCCCTGCGGAGCCGCGCTCCGTAGAACCCACCTCACACAGACAGAATCTCATCGCACTACGCGACCAACTCGCTGCGTTGCTTACAAGCAAG CTAAAATGTCGTCCGGAGTGCCTGACCGACGAGCTGGGCGACCCGGCGGCCCAGCCGCTCGTGTGGGTCAGCAAATGGGTGGATTACAGCGACAAGTATGGGTTCGGGTACCAGCTGTGCGATGAGAGCGTTGGCGTCATGTTCAACGATACCACCAAACTAATCATGCTTGCTAATGgagt GAATGTGCACTATATCAATCGAAATGGCCAGGAGCAGTACATGACAATGCGCACATACCCACGAGATCTCGAAAAGAAGATGAAATTACTCACATACTTTAGGCGGTATATGACTGAGCACCTTATGAAAGCAG GTGCGTCGGTCCCAGTGAGAGAAAGCGACGGTTTGTCGCGATTGCCGCATCTGCACCAGTGGTTCAGAACAACACTGGCGGTCATTATGTACCTGACTAATGGAACATTACAG ATAAATTTCCAAGAccacacaaaaataatactgtGTCCGCTCATGCAAGCCGTCACGTATATTGATGTGGACAAGAACTTCAGAACATTCAGATTCAGCACTGTAGAGGAACACGGCTGCGACAAGAAGCTTTACACCAACCTTACTTACGCACTGGAGAAATTAAACAGCGTGCTCGCCAATAAACTATGCTAA
- the LOC115447005 gene encoding serine/threonine-protein kinase polo isoform X2, with the protein MTSIKEDEKKEIPEIIHDPQTNSTYQRLRFFGKGGFAKCYEIQDLSTNQVYAGKIVSKKLMVKSSQKEKMAQEISIHRSLQHKHVVGFHGFFEDSLNIYIILELCKKRSMMELHKRRKAITEPETRFYMHQILLGVQYLHSRRIIHRDLKLGNLFLDDDLRVKIGDFGLAAKIEFEGERKQTLCGTPNYIAPEILTKKGHSFEVDIWSLGCIMYTLLVGKPPFETSTLKDTYKRIKQCEYSEGVYLAMSACLAGPWHSLGSRCAQALVNDNTVNQRYRIPSSLRKAAASMIVLQLQSVPARRPSVDKLLQHEFFSSGILPAALPLSCLTTAPRTDQLEGMALQRRPLNEVNMNENVPMAVDSPVKRDPIPAEPRSVEPTSHRQNLIALRDQLAALLTSKLKCRPECLTDELGDPAAQPLVWVSKWVDYSDKYGFGYQLCDESVGVMFNDTTKLIMLANGVNVHYINRNGQEQYMTMRTYPRDLEKKMKLLTYFRRYMTEHLMKAGASVPVRESDGLSRLPHLHQWFRTTLAVIMYLTNGTLQINFQDHTKIILCPLMQAVTYIDVDKNFRTFRFSTVEEHGCDKKLYTNLTYALEKLNSVLANKLC; encoded by the exons ATGACGTCCATTAAAGAAGATGAAAAGAAAGAAATTCCAGAAATCATTCACGATCCTCAGACCAACAGCACTTACCAGAGGTTACGATTTTTTGGAAAG ggTGGTTTTGCAAAATGCTACGAGATACAGGACTTGAGCACCAATCAGGTGTATGCTGGCAAAATTGTATCCAAAAAATTGATGGTGAAGTCAAGTCAAAAAGAGAAGATGGCTCAAGAGATCTCCATACACAGATCTCTGCAACACAAACATGTGGTTGGCTTTCATGGCTTCTTTGAAGACTCTTTGAACATCTACATCATACTTGAGCTCTGTAAGAAAAGG TCAATGATGGAGCTCCATAAACGTAGAAAAGCTATCACGGAGCCAGAAACAAGGTTCTACATGCATCAGATACTACTTGGTGTTCAATACTTGCACAGCAGACGGATAATCCACCGTGACTTAAAATTGGGCAACCTTTTCCTGGACGATGACCTACGTGTCAAAATTGGAGACTTTGGCCTGGCAGCCAAAATTGAATTTGAAG GAGAGAGAAAGCAGACTTTATGCGGCACGCCAAATTACATAGCGCCAGAGATATTGACGAAGAAGGGCCATTCCTTCGAAGTGGACATATGGAGCTTGGGTTGCATCATGTACACACTGCTGGTCGGCAAGCCGCCCTTCGAAACTTCCACGCTCAAAGATACCTATAAGAGAATCAAGCAGTGTGAATACAg TGAGGGCGTATATCTAGCAATGAGCGCTTGCCTCGCCGGCCCGTGGCACAGTTTGGGCAGCCGTTGTGCGCAGGCTCTAGTCAACGATAACACTGTCAATCAACGTTACAG AATCCCGTCGTCACTGCGCAAGGCGGCGGCGTCGATGATAGTGCTGCAGTTGCAGTCAGTGCCAGCGCGGCGCCCCTCTGTTGACAAGCTGCTGCAGCACGAGTTCTTCTCGTCGGGCATCCTGCCGGCCGCGCTGCCGCTTTCGTGCCTCACCACTGCCCCCAGAACAGACCAGCTTGAGGGCATGGCTCTGCAACGCCGCCCGCTCAATGAAGTTAATATGAATG AAAACGTGCCCATGGCGGTGGATTCGCCGGTGAAGCGCGACCCGATCCCTGCGGAGCCGCGCTCCGTAGAACCCACCTCACACAGACAGAATCTCATCGCACTACGCGACCAACTCGCTGCGTTGCTTACAAGCAAG CTAAAATGTCGTCCGGAGTGCCTGACCGACGAGCTGGGCGACCCGGCGGCCCAGCCGCTCGTGTGGGTCAGCAAATGGGTGGATTACAGCGACAAGTATGGGTTCGGGTACCAGCTGTGCGATGAGAGCGTTGGCGTCATGTTCAACGATACCACCAAACTAATCATGCTTGCTAATGgagt GAATGTGCACTATATCAATCGAAATGGCCAGGAGCAGTACATGACAATGCGCACATACCCACGAGATCTCGAAAAGAAGATGAAATTACTCACATACTTTAGGCGGTATATGACTGAGCACCTTATGAAAGCAG GTGCGTCGGTCCCAGTGAGAGAAAGCGACGGTTTGTCGCGATTGCCGCATCTGCACCAGTGGTTCAGAACAACACTGGCGGTCATTATGTACCTGACTAATGGAACATTACAG ATAAATTTCCAAGAccacacaaaaataatactgtGTCCGCTCATGCAAGCCGTCACGTATATTGATGTGGACAAGAACTTCAGAACATTCAGATTCAGCACTGTAGAGGAACACGGCTGCGACAAGAAGCTTTACACCAACCTTACTTACGCACTGGAGAAATTAAACAGCGTGCTCGCCAATAAACTATGCTAA
- the LOC115447006 gene encoding stromal cell-derived factor 2, which produces MGFTIIYNIFIVIFFVTLQLYICQGAKSEFVTCGTILKIMNTDLRLRLHSHDVKYGSGSGQQSVTAVDVTDDSNSHWLVRPVMGETCKRGEPIKCNTNIRLQHIATKKNLHSHYFSSPLSGNQEVSCYGDDDGEGDSGDNWTVVCNNDYWRRDTPVKFKHVDTGAFLAGSGRTFGRPISGQGEIVGVSSQYGAYTDWQAKEGLFIHPGELLPHQHAVHTEL; this is translated from the exons ATGggttttactataatttataatatttttattgtgattttctTCGTCACATTACAGCTATACATTTGCCAAG GTGCTAAGTCGGAATTTGTCACCTGCGGcacaatattgaaaataatgaatactGATTTGCGGCTCCGACTTCACTCACACGATGTTAAATACGGGTCTGGCTCGGGCCAACAATCAGTCACAGCGGTGGATGTTACCGACGACAGCAACAGCCACTGGCTTGTCAGGCCGGTGATGGGAGAAACATGCAAAAGGGG tgAGCCAATCAAATGCAACACAAACATCCGTCTTCAGCACATAGCAACCAAAAAGAATCTACACTCACACTATTTCTCTTCACCACTCTCTGGAAACCAAGAGGTGTCATGTTatggtgatgatgatggtgaAGGTGACAGTGGAGACAACTGGACTGTTGTGTGCAATAATGACTACTGGAGGAGGGACACACCCGTCAAGTTTAAACATGTGGACACAGGAGC ATTTTTGGCGGGATCGGGTCGCACATTTGGTCGACCTATCAGTGGACAAGGAGAGATTGTAGGTGTCAGTTCTCAGTATGGTGCATACACAGACTGGCAAGCTAAGGAGGGTCTGTTCATCCATCCAGGAGAGCTACTGCCCCACCAGCATGCAGTGCACACAGAGTTATAA
- the LOC115447007 gene encoding steroid receptor RNA activator 1-like, translating into MDNCNTTPNQSVKGTYDPGWNDPPKFTYNAQKTTPGRPRNFLNKRVAFPLSNSSTPTPPAPVNLPPMPALVPSAPPIYSNNVKNQIEDVQMDSENILKEVKGSLLEILENSIELGSKANDIKRRIAIMEEMWLGGKLNNNVYMQMKDLASCLKGDEPMKADEIHRALMVDHVSVVGTWMPGVKQLIHNSIARSELLGIEATDDS; encoded by the exons atggACAACTGCAACACCACTCCTAATCAAAGTGTTAAAG gtACATACGACCCTGGCTGGAACGATCCCCCAAAATTTACATACAACGCACAGAAAACCACGCCTGGCAGGCCtcgaaactttttaaataaaagggtCGCATTCCCTTTATCGAATTCATCGACTCCTACCCCTCCAGCGCCTGTAAATTTACCTCCGATGCCTGCATTAGTGCCTTCTGCACCTCccatttatagtaataatgtaAAGAACCAAATTGAAGATGTTCAAATGGACAGTGAGAATATCCTAAAAGAAGTAAAAGGATCCCTTTTAGAAATATTGGAAAACAGTATTGAATTGGGATCTAAAGCTAATGATATCAAGCGACGAATAGCTATCATGGAGGAAATGTGGCTTGGTgggaaattaaataacaatgtatATATGCAAATGAAGGATTTGGCTTCAT GTCTGAAAGGTGATGAGCCAATGAAAGCAGATGAAATTCACAGGGCACTTATGGTAGATCATGTGAGTGTGGTGGGCACATGGATGCCAGGAGTCAAGCAGCTTATACACAACTCCATAGCCCGAAGTGAATTATTAGGTATAGAAGCTACTGATGACAGTTAG
- the LOC115447004 gene encoding integrator complex subunit 4 translates to MAAVLKKRALAEYNKSFPDGPPTKKLHLAKKPLIGSSAAAFVGLLEKCKSSDEALQFLLRISDCLQFQESDVEEAIKKLSKHFQSEEESVVRGKILWLFCDIGLECPYANINNLIDETIHLIKNETSHKVIAQGIATLTKLSSKLSDDKILMMRLVGVAKDNLKDTSHQVKCRCLQLISELYPIHPEADRTTEMIAESDAIVKLLGDYSNAEDARVRCEAFQSLLTLHERGQTLNANLYDHVCVALTDDYEIVREVALKLIWVLGNKYPENVIRLQDGETTMRLVDDAFVRICSAVNDLCMGVRALACTLLGTTRAVSDRFLLQTLDKQLMSNMKKKRSAHERGAELVRSGAWASGRRWADDAPGALVAGHRVTLLPAGAAGAFVHGLEDELMEVRSAAVDAVCQLSMENPTFATTSLDFLVDMFNDEIEEVRLRAIDSLTRISHHIVLREDQLETILGALEDYSMDVREGLHKMLGSCTVASKTCLEMCIDKILENLKRYPQDKRSTFRCVQRLGSSHASLVLPLTTRLLAVHPFFDMPEPDVEDPAYTCVLILVLNAAQHCTTMLPLFEEHTVKHYTYLRDTMPHFVPQLPIGDQQYSAEKIEAAMDDSAVRKFFSCVLQHIDNAALSNSVRLTMLRHAEEQLNKLSEMEPAAQGAAQFTAVAARVLLALHSAPAPAPAHALRALTTDCLRLQHQFTGVSEQENAQVWQLALRVCAARLYATAVPLQTTHGATTPGGPGSTPATPGPCTSGTSATAAALSAVAALTHHAEQLDRMLAAAGVEPDPFTIAVFRHLSMNADNKPAALARALMPLLQSAPLPSIPRPNLKIRMTSARIVEPAAESDTVVRFSAGLVAGVALEAEVLRVRAARRLRVRVAYPDRRVHALLPHHDHLRPLDHHETNDDGTQNLRLLTKVLISHGVWTEPCGVDISICLAVEDGSSREPAPLIELCKPVRVTVAPKPIKRGI, encoded by the exons atggcTGCGGTATTAAAAAAACGAGCATTAGCAGaatataacaaatcatttcca GACGGTCCTCCCACAAAAAAGCTTCATTTAGCAAAGAAACCACTAATAGGAAGTTCAGCAGCGGCATTTGTAGGCTTATTAGAAAAATGCAAGTCAAGCGACGAGGCGCTGCAATTTTTGTTGCGTATCTCGGATTGTTTGCAATTTCAAGAGTCTGACGTGGAAGAAGCTATAAAGAAGTTATCGAAGCATTTCCAGTCGGAAGAGGAGTCTGTTGTCAGGGGGAAGATACTGTGGCTATTTTGTGACATTGGACTTGAATGTCCTTATGCAAACATAAACAATTTGATTGATGAaaccattcatttaataaaaaatgaaacatcaCATAAG gTAATAGCGCAAGGCATAGCCACATTGACGAAACTAAGCAGCAAACTGAGTGATGACAAGATTCTTATGATGCGGCTGGTGGGAGTGGCCAAGGACAACCTCAAAGACACCAGCCATCAAGTGAAGTGTAGGTGCTTGCAGTTGATCAGTGAACTGTACCCTATACATCCAGAGGCAGATAGAACCACAGAAATGATTGCCGAGTCTGATGCAATTGTTAAGCTACTTGGAGATTATTCTAATGCTGAG GATGCCAGAGTAAGATGTGAAGCTTTCCAATCCCTACTTACCCTGCATGAAAGAGGACAGACATTGAATGCAAACCTGTATGATCATGTTTGTGTTGCACTTACGGATGATTATGAGATTGTGAGGGAGGTGGCACTCAAATTGATTTGGGTGCTGGGCAACAAATACCCAGAaaa TGTGATAAGGTTGCAAGACGGCGAGACGACGATGCGTCTTGTGGATGACGCGTTTGTGCGCATCTGCTCTGCTGTAAACGACCTGTGTATGGGCGTGCGCGCGCTGGCGTGTACTCTGCTCGGCACCACGCGCGCTGTCTCCGACCGGTTCCTGTTGCAGACGCTCGATAAACAGCTCATGAGCAATATGAAG aaaaagCGCAGTGCGCACGAGCGCGGCGCGGAGCTGGTGCGCAGCGGCGCGTGGGCGAGCGGGCGGCGCTGGGCCGACGACGCGCCCGGCGCGCTGGTGGCGGGACATCGCGTCACGCTGCTGCCCGCCGGCGCTGCGGGCGCCTTCGTGCACGGGCTCGAAGACGAACTTATGG AGGTGCGTTCTGCCGCTGTTGATGCAGTCTGCCAACTGTCGATGGAGAATCCCACGTTCGCCACGACATCATTAGACTTCTTGGTGGATATGTTCAATGACGAGATCGAAGAGGTGCGCTTGCGTGCGATCGACAGTCTCACGCGCATCTCGCACCACATTGTATTACGAGAAGACCAATTGGAAACTATATTGGGAGCTTTAGag GATTACTCAATGGACGTGAGAGAGGGGTTGCATAAAATGCTCGGTTCGTGTACGGTCGCTTCGAAAACATGTCTAGAAATGTGCattgataaaattttagaaaatctCAAGAGGTATCCACAG GACAAACGTTCCACATTCCGATGCGTACAACGGCTTGGCAGTTCTCACGCGTCCCTCGTATTGCCATTGACCACGCGGTTACTGGCAGTGCATCCGTTCTTCGACATGCCAGAACCAGACGTAGAGGATCCAGCTT ATACTTGCGTGTTGATCCTGGTGCTGAACGCGGCGCAGCACTGCACCACCATGCTGCCGCTGTTCGAGGAGCACACCGTCAAGCACTACACCTACCTGCGCGACACCATGCCACACTTCGTACCGCAGTTGCCTATAG GCGACCAGCAGTACAGTGCAGAGAAAATCGAGGCGGCAATGGACGACAGCGCGGTGCGCAAGTTCTTCTCGTGCGTGTTGCAGCACATCGACAACGCGGCGCTCTCCAACTCTGTGCGCCTCACCATGCTACGTCACGCCGAAGAACAACTCAACAA GTTGTCGGAGATGGAGCCGGCGGCGCAAGGCGCGGCGCAGTTcacggcggtggcggcgcgcgtGCTGCTCGCGCTGCACTCCGCgcccgcgcctgcgcccgcgcatGCGCTCCGCGCGCTCACCACCGACTGTCTGCG CCTCCAACATCAGTTCACTGGGGTCTCGGAGCAAGAAAACGCTCAAGTTTGGCAATTGGCGTTACGAGTGTGCGCTGCCAGATTGTACGCGACGGCTGTGCCTTTACAAACGACTCACGGCGCGACTACGCCAGGAGGGCCAGGCTCGACGCCTGCCACCCCAGGCCCCTGCACGTCTGGCACATCGGCCACAGCTGCAGCCCTGTCTGCCGTCGCAGCGCTTACGCATCATGCCGAACAGTTGGACAGAATGTTGGCGGCAGCTG GCGTCGAACCCGACCCGTTCACGATCGCAGTGTTCCGGCACTTGTCGATGAACGCGGACAACAAGCCGGCTGCACTGGCGCGGGCGCTCATGCCGCTGCTGCAGTCCGCGCCGCTGCCCTCCATTCCCAGGCCTAACCTTAAG ATCCGCATGACGTCGGCGCGTATCGTCGAACCGGCGGCGGAGAGCGACACGGTGGTGCGCTTCAGCGCGGGGCTGGTGGCGGGCGTGGCGCTGGAGGCAGAGGTGCTGCGTGTACGGGCGGCGCGGCGACTGCGCGTGCGCGTCGCCTACCCAGACCGCCGCGTTCACGCGCTTCTGCCTCATCACGACCATCTGCGACCGCTCGACCACCATGAAACCA atgATGATGGAACTCAAAATCTGCGTTTACTTACAAAAGTGCTAATATCTCACGGTGTATGGACGGAGCCATGTGGCGTCGATATTTCGATATGCTTAGCTGTTGAAGATGGCAGCAGCAGGGAGCCCGCGCCTCTAATAGAACTGTGCAAGCCCGTGCGAGTTACAGTCGCCCCCAAACCTATCAAACGGGGCATATAG